A window of Vidua macroura isolate BioBank_ID:100142 chromosome 4, ASM2450914v1, whole genome shotgun sequence genomic DNA:
tttttagtATGTTTCTTGTCTCTGCTAACAAGCCTGACAAGAAAGCATCACACATCTTTGAAGAAAAGTGGAAAGAACAAATGTAACTTCGGTGCCCTTTATAGTGCATTACCGTCTCTAGATCTCAGCTGAGATCAGGCTCCCTTGGATGGGGAGGAGAGAAACTGTATTTAAGCTGTAACTAAAGGCACTTTTTGTATTAACCCCACAGCTCACTCTGGACAAGCCAGAAAGGAACTGGGACACCCCAGAACTCTGCACACAGCTTCCCATGCAGAAGAAACCAAGGCCTGCATCCACAGAGCATGACCTCAGGTCCTGGCATTttctctgcagcctccagcaGAGTTTTTGTGTGAGAAATTGTCTTACCTGTCCATGTAGGTTAGGTAGCATATATATTTGTGGCTTGGATGAGGCAGGATGGGATGACCAATACTGTTGCATGCTGTTCATACATGGGGACAGAAgttgttttatattttcttgtaCAAAAGCTGCATGTAGGGAAAGGACCATCATTTTGTGCTGTGCCTTTATAGCATCTGACCTACAGGATCCTGGCCCATGACCAAAGCCTGTAGGCACCAAACTAGTAAtatgtaataataatatatGGCACTGGCATAAGCTCAACATAGTTAATGGACACCCAAGCTTAGTGTCCAGGCAAATAAGCCTGGGGGGTTTCAGTTTGAGTTAGACACAATACCCCACTCTCCCTCCATACCAGGAATGAGCTCTTAGGgagaaaaacacttaaaaataccAACTTTTATGGAGACTTTGTTCATTCCACAAAGAAATCCAGAGAGTACTTGATAAAAGTACTCACTTCAGTCTCATAGATTTATCAAGAGAATTGCTGAAAAGGGAAAGCCCTACAGGGAAAGAATTCACTTTCCAAAAGTCATTTGCATCCAGCAACTACTAGAAATTTGATTGAGAGCTACTGAATGTTATTAGTTTTGAAAATCCAGTTACTGCGTATCCAAAACATGAATGCTTAGTTGTGATCTTCTGGTGACACTTGGTCTTTAAAAATTATGGCCAAagaatatgtgtgtgtgtgtctatatagaagtacatatttttaaatgcattttgagTTACCCAGagataaacagaataaaaaattgctGATACATAGATATTACTGTAATGTAAATATATTCACCATTTAATCCTGATAAATACTGGATTATAGACTTCTGAACAGAGACTGACAATTATTGGAAACCATGTGGTCATCTCAAGTATACAGTGTctcaattaaaagaaaaccacaaaatccttttccttttttaaaagtacCATATAATTTATTTGGTTGGACTCTACAAATATACACATTATATCACGCTAGAAGAACTTGAAAACCACTTTTTTCTTGTTCCCAGGGTCTCTTGACTGTTGGTTAGACGTTACAGTCATAATGATAGAATCGGTTTACAGTTGCATATTCTGCCAAATAGCTCACAAATTATATTTGGCAAACAACATTGCCTCTGTTTCACAAAGATAATGATCTGATGTTTTGTTtatgtggaaaggaaaatattattttagagCTTGTGACAGAATTTCAAAAACTTTGTGCAGTGTTCTCAACATCTGATACACTTAAAAGTTACCACTCTATTAAATACAGAGTAACACAGATTTTTCAACGGAtcccccaaaaagaaaaaaaaaaaaagaaacaaatgttcaGTTAAATACATTGTATCCATTTTATTTCCTCCGTATTTAAACAGACCTACACAACAGCTGCCACAGATATTCATGCACTACTTTTTACATCTGATAGTGTCAAACACACAGATGAGTTGCCTACATATAGGCTGCTCACCCCTACAGGATTTAGTGTTATAGGACTGCTTTCAGGATGTATTCTGAAATCCATAGCACAGAATGGGAAATGCTCCATCAGACTTGACCCCCCAGAAGTATGCAGCCAGCAAGCagtttggaaaggaaaacagcataACCTTGACAGGGCTATTCTCTGGATGGCtctgaggagaaaatgaaaggagCAGTGGATTTGAACTGAATCTGGGACTCTGCTCTGAGAAAGAGACCTCAGAGGTGTTTCCATTCTATAACCTGTGGTACAAACCTGCCTGGTAAAAGCTAAACTTTAGTGGGAAATCCACTGGGAATTTGTTTTGGCAACGGCATTGGGCGAAGGATAGAGTGCACCATACCAGCAGTGGGCCCTGACACAGCTGATACCCACAGCCAGATTGTCAGCAGGCTCAGCTAGCATGCTCTAAGTGTCCTGGTCTCCACTGCTAGCACAGCAGTGCTAACTCCCAACAGAGTTCAGTCTGGAAGCCAGGTGCTATTTCTTGAGTCTAGGAGACAGCTTCTGCTTTGATTCTTTGTCTAGCAGCTGGGTGGGTGGGGGTGGGTGAAATATGCTGTGGGACTGttgcagggatggcagaggaGGCATTGCCCAGAAGAGAAGGGTAAGGTGGTTACACTAACCTCAAAGAGTTGCCCTGACCCTTGGAAAGGGACCAGACCCAGGGCCTTCATCTTAATAATGACAGCAAACAAAAGCCCTGGAATGACTGGGATCATATCTGCCTTGGCACTGACTGCCTAGGGTGGTTTGGGGAACCTCCTCTGAAGTTTTCTGAAGGAGATAAGCATCAGTTGCTGTCCTTCTCTTTGTGTGACCTGCATTTTTGTGCAGTTTCTTTGACTGGACTTTCAGGATGGAAGAACAGTAATACAATAAGAAACATGGCAATGACCATCCCCAGAGAAGCATCTTTTGTGGGAAAGGACAGGGAATGTGGGGCACTTGATCTGAGCTTGAGATAAGAACCAGCAGCTGTTGTTGAGGTTAGGCAGAACTGTGGCAGTGGTCTTAGCAGGGGAGGTCACGGCCACTGGTTTAGATCTGGCTGGGGACTTGCAGACTCCCAGCTGTGAACCGGcctcttcctgcccttcatCTTTTGAAGTTTTCCACTAGACAGACAAGAGCTGCTTGTACTGAGGCAGCAAAGTCCCTGAACATTTATCAAAGGCTGTGATTGGTGGTAAAGACTGAAATGCCCAGAAAAGAGAATTGGAAAGAGGGGAGACTGCTGCATGTAGGGCTGTCCtgcctctttttcccctctcgGTGATGCCTTGCCTTTTCCCTTTAAGGGAAAAGAAGCTGGAAATGTGGGAAGGACTGGATTCATGCAATCTTGAGATTACAGAAGGAGCTAGCAGGGAAGAATAGACAGATGCATAGGGCACAAATATCTGATTTTACAGAAAGACTGGAAGGAGGTGCCATGCAAACTTGGTTTTGGTCTCACCAGGTTGAGATAGAAACGGACAGTAAAGTACACAAAGACCATGAGCAAGTTAAAGGGGAAGTGGCATGTGTGGCATGTGTGGTTAATAGGTCAGACCCTATATCTATCTGTCTTGTTCCTTCAGACTCACTAAAGCAAACACAATGAGATCTTTAAGAGGTTTAGGGAAGTTTGCTAAGAAAATACTGGCTTCAAGGCCAGATTCTGCCTATGTCTGGGCTTCAGAGGCAGCTGCTAATAACAAACTCTAAACTGACCTTCATGCTGCCATCTAGTGTTTcctcacagacagaaaaaaaatcccaaaaaagaAACTGTAGCTCCATAATGTAGCTACATTATTTAGCTACAGCTAAATCTGATTTATTCCTGCTGAAATACAACGCTGGACAACACACAAGCTGAAGGAGAGGGAATGGCAAGGAAACATAGAGAAGTCACTGCTCAGAGTGAATGTTTAGGGAGAcaccttttcttaaaaaaaaattgtaactaTTTCATCCAGGAGCAGGGAATCATCTCCATGGCAAGATAATTATTCCAAACCagaattttttcacatttttttttcactctgtgaaATTAATGTGGCTGTTTGCAAGGTGCAAGAGTATACAACAGGGCAAGAATCCCAGCAGAAGCTTGTCTTAACCAAGAGAAACCAGCACGAGATGTTTGTCAGTCCTTGCTACACTCTTAAAAACCCTTCATGGAATAGTTATTTACAGCCATCAGATGATGATTTCCCTTTCAAGTGTACATGATGGCTAACAAAAGATAACAAGTTATTATGGGGGAAACATGCAGAAGATTTGACTTTTGGCCCTTTAAAGCCTTATCCCTGGCTTCAAGGAGCTGTAACAACACACTTTTCCAACTGCTGCACATCCTGTATTCATACTGGAACTGTAGAACTCTCACCCTAATAATAACAACAAGTCAAGAGTTCACAGGCTGAATGATACATTTACAAAGAGCATTTCTTTTCCCCATGCTTCTTTTAGGCATTTTGAGTCAAAGTCCAGAACAAACCCGAAGCATCCACAATCATTGCTTTCTTTTGGAGAACTTGATTTCTGAGCTTTGTCTCCTGACAGCCTGAGTAGGAAAGCTGCAAGGAAGGaatggaaaagtgaaaaatggcAAAAGTCTAATTTAAGAAAACAGACTGCtcagggggaaaggaaaggcaTAATTGGCAGCTTTTAAAGGACTCCTGGTGGCATTGTATAATATCATGAATGAATTTACTAATTTGcaggaattttttcccatttataaTAAAATTCTGATACCAGGATTTGAACATTATACATATGAAATGACTGCATGATCTCAGTGCAGTCAGAACATGGCTGGTTTATGtgaagagcagcacagaaacttCAAAAAGGAGCAAAAACGACAATGTACTTCTCTGCTTAGAAATCACCTCTCAGGTCACAACATGGAAGTTGTCTCTTAGGCCTTTCAAAGATTTAGtccacagcacagaaagtcttCAGGTGAACAATGGTAGACTCCATGTTTCTCATTCatattattcctttttattcacCAAGAGAACTACATCCTGGATCCCAGTCCCACCAAACACAGCCTATTGCTGGATTAAGGCATCATTGTTCTTCCTCTCCAGCTGTTAGTACTAGGCTGTTACATCCATGCAGGTTACCTCAACCTTTTTCCTAACACACCAAACAAGGCTACTTTTTAGCAGCCTTCCTCTATCCTTAGTGGACTTTGAATAGAGTTGTATGCTCTGAATacaggaattttcttttccaaagcttGTGTTTAATGCTCATTGCTGTGGAAGTCACATTCTCTTTCAGTTCCTTGTTATCCTCCTTTCCATCAAATCATGATGACACTAAGCCAGCATAAGTGAATGAAAAAAGAGACATACTTCAGCTCTCTTCCAAAGTGTTCAGCATTTCTGTGGATTATAGACGAGCAAGAGACTTGCATTCGACAGCTTCATCTCTAAAGAGCCCATCTGAGAATACCACAGGACAAAGGCTTGAAAACCAAGAATCTGTGTCTATAAGCAGACTCTTCAGAATCTGCAACATCATCTTGCTTCCAAAAGTGGCCACACACTTGCTGGTGTGGGATACAGGGCATATGGCTCCAAAAACAACCTATGCTCCAGCCAGCAGGGAAAGActgccactgcagctctggcactggGGCTCACCAAAATCTGAAGTGAAATGGGGTCCTCCACTCTGAGTGACTGCTGTTTTTACTACATCGAAAGTAGATGAGGGCTTTGTGGACACAACATAGGCCAAAGCCACAAAGCAATCAGCACAAAGCTTGTGGGGGGCATGCCACCTGCTCTCCAGTCTCCACCAACAAGTTAAGGTAGACCaatattttttgtctgtttttctgtattttttaagatattttttgtgtaaatgttgcaaaataaaatttatcatTTCTTAAGGAACAAATTTTCCCTGCACCCACACAActtcctttctctccctcctcctcttccaatGGTAAATTAAACATGCCAATGGAAAGCTTGCACAGCTCTTGGactggggggatttttttcttttaatcaagAGGTACAAGTTCagctgttcttttcttctcagttttgGGGACAGAGATTTTGCCCATCAGGCAAGCTACATAAATAGGAAGGACATCAACTTAAAACATCAGTATGTTGTTTGCCTCATGATTCACTATAACATTTCTCTAGTACCAGGCATGGCTGCTTCCCGAATAAGCAGAGTTAAAACTTTCCTATAGGTGTCTAAGACCTCTTGGGCAGAGGGCCGTTCTGCCGGGTCCTTCTTCTTACATGCTGCATGAATGTCAAACAGGTGCAGTCGTACAATGTCACTTCCTTCAACGTGGCCCAAGAAAAAATTGGAGACATCTGGGATTTTCCAGATGTCTGTTTTCTCATCATAGGGAGGCATGAGGTCATCTTCAAATGGCACATCTTCTCCATAGGGCCAACGCTGCTCAGGAGCTACAAACTCACCCTGGAGTTCCCTGTGACCACACTTCACCAGCCTGCCAGCACTCCTGTTCACAAGAGGCAAAGCGTCCAAATCATTCACCAGAACGTGAAAGTCACTTGTCAGGAGATACTGGGAGAGAACCTTGTCCAGGTCATTTGAGTCGCACATCACTAAGGTGCCCAGGGGGCTGCTGTGCAGGTACCGAATGATACTCACGTAGTCTATAGCAAGCATCAGCCTGCGATGCCAGGTGTTCATGCCCTTGTACTTGGGAATGTGGAGAGTTTCATTCAGGCTTCTCAGTGAACCAAGAGGATGGTACTCGGTGAGGATTGTGAACTGCTGCTCACAGTAGCCAAGCAGCCGGACAACGTGCTTGCTCTGAAGGGCTTTCAGCATCTTCAGTCCATGGAGAAAGTCCTCCTTCAGCTCTGAGTTGGTGAGCTGTGAAAGGaccactttcttttccttccactcAGAAAGGAAGACCTGAGAACACACAAGGAACACATAAGACACGTGGAGAGCCTTCTTCTATGAACTGCtaccagctgctgctgacctCTTCCTGTGACTGGTTAGTCACAACTGCAAATTACAATCACCAGGCACAGTCAGCTTTAGGTAGAGCCATGTACCTGTCACAGCAAGCCCTTTCTGATGCCACAGTTATATCACGATTCCCTACATTTCCTTTGGAATGGACAATGCATATGAATTAAGTTATTTTACGTCACCCAAATAGCCAGTCTTTCTCTGCCATGATTGTACCAATTTGTGATTTTGCTTGTGTAGCTGGATGTCGTTTGGTGTCAGAGAGGCGGCCCAGGTCATGCTCTTGTACTTGTTGTGTTCACCTTATCAGTAGCCGTATGGTCCCGGATGCCTGCAGTAATTAGCTGCTGAAAGGATAATCATAACAGCAGTGCTGGCATTAATTAGCCAGCAAACTGTGAAAGCTCTTTATccagaggagagaagaaaggaaatccaAACTCACCTTTTTCACAGCACCTTCACCAACACACTTGAGTTTCCTGACTTCCCTATTTAGGGCCTCACAGGAAAGCCACGGGGAACAATTCTTCACCGCTCCGAATTTGAAATGCCCAAAAGGGCAGAGGCCAGAGTCCGTTTCGACACGTCCCAGAGAGCTGGAAAACTTACTGAGGTACAGGTAGAGAAGGGCATTAAGGAGCAGGACGGCTGCAAGCAGTAACGCCAGTGAGATGGATGGCACCTCTCTGGGAAGTAACTCCCTCCTAACGAAATGCGGTTTCTTTTCCATGGCCGTGCCTTCCGCATCCTCCGTGGAAGACGGAGGCTAAGCAGGACCCTTTTCCGAGCCCGGGAATGAACGCCTGTACGGCTTTTTCAGTGCCGGCTGCCCAGCCGTCCCGCAGGCACCGCGGTCCGGAGCCTGCAGCCTACGACGAGAAGTCACGCGTGGCAGCGGGACGTGTTAAAGGCGGCTGCAAGCTCGACGCTCGCCGCGCTGCGCATCGTCCCGCGTTTCCGCGCAGGCGGGCCCGAGCTGCGGGCGGCGCGGACAGGGACGCCCGACCCCGGAAAACACCGGGAAGCGCGGCCGCGcggggcggtggcggcggcggtCCCGCCCCGGGGCGGAGCGCGGcgcgatggcggcggcggcggggctggtggccgcggtggcggcggcgctggGCGCGCTGCTGATGGCGCCCGGCCTCTCGCAGCCCGACGGGCAGGGCGCGCCGGGGccccgcggcggggcggcggcggcggagcggcggcgctCGGGGCGGATGGACCAGGCGCTGCTGCTTGTCCGCAACGAGCTGCCCGCCCCGGGCCTGAACCTCGCCGCCCGCTCCGGCTCCTGCCACCAGGTGAGGGGCTGTGCCGGGCGGGGGTCACCGCCTGGCCTCCGCTTCTGACAGCCCGGCCAGCGGCGGGGCTGCTTGGCTTCTCCGGCGTCTCCCCCTGGCTTCGTCAGGTCGCTTCGCTTCGGTTTACCTTCGAGCAGCACGCAGGGAACTCCCGcagcaggagatgctccagccccGTGGCATCTTTCCTTGTCTTTGCCACCATCCAAGGCAGAACTCCCTTTCACTCTCCTTTGGCACTAATGAGCTCCCTTCACCCTCTTCTTCCACAGTGCTTGTATCAGTTCCTGGCGTTTGTCCCACCAAGCAACGAGAGCCTGAGAAAACCAGGCACGGCGTCGGTAATGGTTGATACGCAGCATCCACTCACCCTGCTGCTCAACAGCTCTATGGGTGACAGAGATCTCTGCAAGTaggtgtcccagccccagggaatACATGGCTAGCTCTATCCTATATTTGTATTCGTTTGGTTTGTTgctggtttggttggttttttttttggtttgttttttttttccccttggagcCATGTGCCTCTTCACTGCCTGCTCAtctcctttttcccagttgtttAGACCTAGAGCTCAGTCTTCACCCCACTGCTGTAACAGTGGTGTACTTTGGAATTGTGCTGAAAGGATCTAGGTGTAAGCAGGAGCAAAAACGGTGTTCATTGAGGCACCGCGTGCAAGCACCTGGTTTCTCTTGCAGGGAGTCTCTAGTTCAAGACGACAAATGATGGAAGTGCATGTGTGATAAAGGATTGGTGCTGGGCTAGGGGAGGGAAATGCTTGGAAGAGGCAAGTTCTGTGTTAGATCACAGTGTTGGTCCAAGTTTTTGGCTTGCCTTTCCTAAAGCATTCAGGTTGACAGTCCCCCTAAGTGCTGCAGTGGAACCTGCATGTACTGGGCGTGGCTCAAcgagttttgtttcctttatcaTTTGCAGGATTCAGTATCATTTTGGAGAGTTTGGCAATTATTCCCTTGTGGTAAAGACCCTAAGTACAAGCACCCAGACAGTTTCTTGTGACCTAATCATCAATGAAGGCCCTATCAACAGCTACCTCCGTATGTAGagctcttcttttccctttcattctACAACCCACGTCTCCCAGCAGAACCAGCCACTCACGCTGTGCTGAAGAGTTGTCATGGGCTTGCTCCTCTTCTTTCTCGACATCCTTACCTCCTTATGTTTTATACACCTGTCTTGAGGCCCTGACCAGGATCAGGCCTCTTCACATGATATCCTGTCTGCCtacaacattttttcagcagaCATTAGTACAGAAAAATCAGTGGGTATGTGTCTGGAGGGAAATATTACTTCCTGTTTCCCTGCATGTTTTTGTATATACACAGAATCCTCCCTCTTCTTCCCTCTATCTTCTCTCATAAAATGGGAAATAACTCACACagtgtttgtttggatttttgttggttgcatttttaatttagaacctgacctttttctttcttgttcatCTCTTATCCAGGACTGTTTCAGACTCTTGTCTATGTCTGTTCTTTTCCATTACACTATTATTCAGTTCTTCCAGTTTCCTAACTGTAAAGAAAAGTTCTCCATGCTTGCTAACAAGGTGTATTGCCCTTTCTCCTATCTTTTTCATGTTGAAGCTGTTTTTAAATCTCTACTTCCTTCTTCAGAACATATCACAGCTCTTCTCTCACTAGTGTCTTGCGATGCAATGcggttttatttttctctttttatgctGAGATGGGGAGTCACTGAGCTGTACTTTGAAACTAACCTGCTTTTGTGTTGGGtagtttgggggttttgctgtgggtttttattttcctctgggaTGTACATTGCATGGAGAAGGTGGGATGATGATCATTGAGTTGGGCTTTGTGTCGTGTTTATGTCACACTTGGCCAAGCCCCTGAATGGTTTTGTTAGATCATTTATAGAGTTGTGTTCTTCTCTTTTCATGTAGCtattctttttgctttcctggTTTACATGGGGATCCTTGCTATCCTGATTGCTGGGCGCCTTCTAATGAAGTAAGTGAACTTCCTCCTTGCACGTACCAGTTTAAGACCACACATCTCAGTGTGGCAATACTTTGGAGTCCCACTTGTAGCCCTGCTTGCAGATCAGATCCTGTTATCAGGTGCCATGTGTACGTTGTGGCACATGTAGCAAGAAATGCAGAGTAATGCGATTTCACTCGAGGGATATCTTGCAGCCTTGGTAGTttgtgtgcagagcagctgatgTTCACTGTAAGCTCACACAcacctgctgcagcctgatGTTCCTTGTCTAGCTCTGAATCAGTAATCCAAGGCAGTGGGACCAAAGTGTGTGTAACAAATGCAACCTTCTACCCTTTACTGAATGGTGTAAGTCATGCTTGCCTGTAAGCAACCCgagaataaaaccccaaacatgaGCTTGTGTCAGTGTATTTTCACAGCTGGACTTAACTGAGATGCTAGGTGCTGGCTGAATCTCAGTATTACCTATGTGAGctgtaaaaacagaaatagGAACTGTCAAAACTTCTGTTTTATTCTGCTAAATAACTTCTATAAAGGTGAAATTAATTATAAAGTacttttggctttgttttgtgttttaaactGTTACATTCATTTTCAGAATTGATCCAGTCAGAAACTGGGTTTACAAGAAACTGAATCCCAGAGCAACTGATCGTATGATTAACTCCGTGAGTGACCACAGTATCTTTAGTTTGCATTCTGTAGTGTTTGCATCTGAGAAACACACACTATCTGGACATCTGGGGACTTGTTTATTACTAGTCATCTTCCCCTTATGTGTGCTTCCCTTAGCAAATCTTGTGTTGATCTCAGGCAATTTTATGTCAATGGAGCGTGCTAGATTGAGTTTCCATGCAAGTGTAGTGGACTCCTTGTAAAGCTCTTGCAAGTTCTGAACATACAGTTTTGTGTCCTCTTTACTTCCCTTGAAACTAATGTGTTGGTGAAAATATTGTTCCCTTCTAACATAGTCAGTGTAAGGGAAATCACAGCCTTCGTTGctgcttccagcacagcaggaatttagaaaaaaaattaagtcagaATTTCTCTGACACCCCTAGAACCAGCATTTCTATGGGATCCTTATTTTGTACTAGAATGTAGATAGTTCATCACAGTCTGGGCTTCATATCGAAGAGGTCCAAACCTGTCTAAAATCAAAAGACCTGGAAGCAGAGCACTACAGCAATCTCGAAACAGTCTCTCTGTGGTGTCAGACAAGTGCTgatgggtttgggggggtcctgtTTGAGAGTTAGTAACTGGATCTGCTCAGCTCTGTTGTAATGCAGTACTCAGAGTGTTGGCAAGTCTCTGGCTGATTTGGAGGGGACCCAGCTCTAATGAGTCTCAAGCACAGGCTCATTTCACTGCATTCTTGTTTCTACCTGGTCAAAGGTAGAGTCTGGAGCATCTGCAAGCATTATTGCAATGTGGTGAAGCCAGGAAGAGGTTAGAAGTAGACAAAAGAAAGACAGGGGAAATAGAGACAAAGTGTGTGTGAAAGTTTGCAGTTTACTATCCTTTGTTCCCTAGTCAGCTGGTGCAGCTGCTGACTTGCTCTTCATGTGTCTGGTTTGTTCTCGAAGGAGCTCGGATCCCCGAACACAGACTCCATTAACTGTGATCCCACCCCGCAATCATGGAGCATGGGCTCTCGGCAGCGGCTGCGTTCCCTTGACACCTTCCGAGGGTGAGCGTAAGAGCTTGCTCAAAAGCAGCTCCAAGGGGAATGAGACTTTTCCAGTGGTGATTTGACAGTGCATGGCAACATATAGAAGATGGACAGTGCAAGGTGGTCTGTTTTACTTGGAGTTAATCAAGATTTTAATTCTCAGAGTTTCCAAAATACTTTGTAATTTATCTAATTTGAGGAAACGTCAAAGCTGTGGCAGAGGATGCAAAAGAACAAGGTGTTCAGTGTGAAAATGCTATGCAAAGGAGCTTGCTTTGGTTCACCACCACCATGATTTTTGAAACATGGCTTACTGGTTGGTAAAGCTGGAAACCTTGGaaatcttgctttaaaaataaaataaataaaatctcagaGTTAGAAATGCATTAGTGGGAGTAGTAATCATTAACTTTGTATTCATAAATATGGTTTTCATTGACATGTGAtactttgtggttttgttgtctttttagGCTCTCTCTTGTAATTATGGTGTTTGTGAACTATGGAGGAGGGAAATACTGGTTCTTCAAACATGAGAGCTGGAATGGTAAAGTACAA
This region includes:
- the POMK gene encoding protein O-mannose kinase, which encodes MEKKPHFVRRELLPREVPSISLALLLAAVLLLNALLYLYLSKFSSSLGRVETDSGLCPFGHFKFGAVKNCSPWLSCEALNREVRKLKCVGEGAVKKVFLSEWKEKKVVLSQLTNSELKEDFLHGLKMLKALQSKHVVRLLGYCEQQFTILTEYHPLGSLRSLNETLHIPKYKGMNTWHRRLMLAIDYVSIIRYLHSSPLGTLVMCDSNDLDKVLSQYLLTSDFHVLVNDLDALPLVNRSAGRLVKCGHRELQGEFVAPEQRWPYGEDVPFEDDLMPPYDEKTDIWKIPDVSNFFLGHVEGSDIVRLHLFDIHAACKKKDPAERPSAQEVLDTYRKVLTLLIREAAMPGTREML